From a region of the Sesamum indicum cultivar Zhongzhi No. 13 linkage group LG3, S_indicum_v1.0, whole genome shotgun sequence genome:
- the LOC105157177 gene encoding nucleobase-ascorbate transporter 6, producing MAGGGAAVSKDDPPPHQPKDQLPNVHYCITSPPPWPEAILLGFQHYLVMLGTTVIIPTALVPQMGGGNEEKAQVIQTLLFVAGLNTLLQTWFGTRLPVVIGGSYTFVAPTISIILSGRWNDPDPISRFKKTMRATQGALIVASTIQIVLGFSGLWRNIARFLSPISAVPLVALAGFGLYEFGFPGVAKCVEIGLPELVLLVFFSQYLPHLIRPGKHIFDRFAVIITVVIVWIYAHLLTVGGAYNGRSLKTQTSCRTDRAGLIDAAPWIRIPYPFQWGAPSFDAGEAFAMMMAAFVALVESTGALIGASRHASATPLPPSILSRGVGWQGVGILLSGLFGTANGSSVSIENAGLLGLTRVGSRRVVQISAGFMLFFSVLGKFGAVFASIPPSITAALYCVFFAYVGVGGLSFLQFCQLNSFRNKFILAVSIFLGLSVPQYFNEYTAINGYGPAHTHARWFNDIVNVPFSSEAFVAGILAFFFDNTLDKKDPQIRKDRGKHWWDKFRSFKTDTRSEEFYSLPFNLNKYFPSV from the exons ATGGCAGGAGGTGGAGCTGCTGTATCAAAGGATGACCCGCCGCCACACCAACCTAAAGATCAGCTTCCCAATGTTCATTACTGCATTACTAGTCCTCCTCCATGGC CTGAGGCTATCCTTCTGGGGTTCCAACATTATCTGGTAATGCTTGGCACAACGGTAATCATACCCACCGCGCTCGTTCCTCAAATGGGAGGAGGAAAC GAGGAGAAAGCACAAGTTATTCAGACTCTGCTGTTCGTTGCCGGGTTGAACACTCTGTTGCAAACATGGTTTGGAACCAGATTACCAGTTGTGATAGGAGGTTCATACACTTTTGTCGCGCCAACAATTTCAATTATCCTGTCGGGTAGATGGAATGACCCGGATCCTATATCG AGGTTCAAGAAGACGATGCGAGCCACTCAGGGTGCACTTATTGTTGCGTCAACCATTCAAATAGTGCTTGGTTTCAGCGGTCTTTGGCGCAATATTGCAAG GTTTCTCAGTCCTATTTCAGCTGTTCCTTTGGTCGCGCTTGCTGGTTTTGGGCTCTACGAATTCGGTTTTCCTGGG GTTGCCAAATGTGTGGAGATTGGGTTGCCGGAGCTCGTGCTTCtggttttcttttctcag TATCTGCCACACTTGATACGCCCCGGAAAGCATATCTTTGACCGGTTTGCAGTTATTATCACTGTGGTGATTGTGTGGATTTACGCCCATTTACTTACTGTTGGTGGAGCCTACAATGGAAGGTCCCTAAAGACGCAAACAAGCTGCAGAACTGATCGTGCTGGACTTATTGATGCTGCTCCATG GATAAGAATCCCATATCCCTTCCAATGGGGAGCACCTTCGTTTGATGCCGGTGAAGCATTTGCTATGATGATGGCTGCTTTTGTTGCTCTTGTAGAG TCAACTGGTGCCCTGATTGGTGCTTCCAGACATGCCAGTGCAACCCCGTTACCACCATCGATCCTCAGCCGTGGTGTAGGTTGGCAG GGTGTCGGAATCTTGTTGTCTGGATTGTTTGGAACTGCGAACGGATCGTCAGTATCTAT TGAGAATGCTGGCCTATTGGGACTAACGCGCGTCGGCAGTCGAAGAGTCGTGCAGATATCTGCTGGATTCATGCTCTTCTTTTCTGTTCTTG GGAAATTTGGGGCTGTTTTTGCTTCAATCCCACCATCCATCACAGCTGCATTGTACTGTGTCTTCTTCGCCTACGTCG GTGTTGGTGGTTTAAGCTTTCTCCAGTTCTGCCAGCTGAACAGTTTTCGAAACAAATTCATATTAGCCGTTTCTATCTTTCTGGGCTTGTCAGTGCCTCAGTACTTCAACGAGTACACAGCTATAAATGGATACGGTCCAGCCCACACACATGCCCGATGG TTTAACGACATAGTAAACGTCCCCTTCTCGTCAGAAGCTTTCGTGGCCGGTATACTGGCGTTTTTCTTCGACAAC